From the genome of Spinacia oleracea cultivar Varoflay chromosome 2, BTI_SOV_V1, whole genome shotgun sequence, one region includes:
- the LOC110800709 gene encoding probable receptor-like protein kinase At5g20050, translating into MDDKRSKILALVLVVTLISLITVSALYLGSSWQFFSIFSGCIIVIFAIFIWLIRRRSKGAALILPQKHVMSRELSVPCSFLRKVAGVPTKFRQKELELATDNFNALIGRGASGSVFKGILGDGTCVAVKRIEGQERGEKEFLSEVAAIGSVQHINLVRMYGYCIVPGGPRFLVYEFIQNGSLDGWIFPRRDKRNRPAGCLPWHLRYGVAIDVAKALSYLHHDCRSRILHLDVKPENILLDDNYRAVVSDFGLAKLMGRGESRIVTNIRGTMGYLAPEWLLENGISAKSDVYSYGLVLLEMIGGRRNMRVIDDSKDRSLRKYEYFPKIVVEKSKEGKFMSVVDQRLLEGRHIDERQVRTLVYTALWCIQEKVRRRPTMAQVVDMLEGHMHVDEPPETEMIIVDLLSIDTDKVGPGKCRLKATGVVLSDCNPAASSSAFEDGAGTLLSGR; encoded by the coding sequence ATGGATGACAAGAGATCTAAGATACTTGCATTGGTACTGGTGGTGACTCTCATCTCCTTGATTACTGTATCTGCTCTGTATCTTGGATCTTCATGGCAATTCTTTTCTATATTTTCTGGTTGTATTATAGTTATTTTTGCTATCTTCATATGGTTAATCAGGCGCAGGTCCAAGGGAGCAGCTCTTATCTTGCCACAGAAACATGTGATGTCCAGGGAACTTTCAGTCCCCTGCAGCTTCCTCAGAAAAGTGGCAGGTGTTCCTACAAAGTTCCGTCAGAAAGAGCTCGAGTTGGCTACCGACAATTTCAATGCATTGATTGGTCGGGGGGCATCTGGAAGCGTTTTCAAAGGAATCCTAGGTGATGGTACCTGTGTTGCTGTGAAGCGGATAGAAGGTCAAGAACGTGGGGAGAAAGAATTTCTCTCAGAAGTTGCTGCAATTGGAAGTGTGCAGCACATTAACTTAGTAAGAATGTATGGTTATTGCATTGTTCCTGGGGGGCCACGGTTTCTTGTTTATGAGTTCATTCAAAATGGATCGTTGGATGGTTGGATTTTCCCGAGAAGAGACAAGAGAAACCGACCCGCGGGTTGTCTTCCGTGGCATTTGAGATACGGTGTTGCAATCGATGTGGCTAAGGCTCTTTCTTACTTGCACCATGATTGCCGGTCAAGAATCTTACACCTTGATGTAAAACCCGAGAATATATTGCTGGATGATAATTATCGAGCAGTCGTGTCAGATTTTGGGCTGGCGAAATTGATGGGAAGAGGTGAGAGCAGGATAGTTACTAATATACGGGGGACTATGGGATACTTGGCACCTGAGTGGCTTTTAGAAAACGGGATATCTGCAAAGTCCGATGTTTATAGTTACGGATTGGTGCTTCTTGAGATGATCGGAGGGAGGAGAAACATGCGTGTGATTGATGATAGCAAGGATAGATCCCTTAGAAAATATGAGTATTTTCCAAAAATTGTGGTGGAAAAGTCAAAAGAAGGGAAATTTATGTCAGTGGTTGATCAGAGACTATTAGAAGGAAGGCATATTGATGAGAGACAGGTAAGGACATTGGTGTATACAGCATTATGGTGCATTCAAGAGAAGGTCAGGCGTAGGCCTACAATGGCTCAAGTGGTTGATATGCTTGAAGGACATATGCACGTGGACGAGCCACCGGAAACTGAAATGATAATTGTTGATCTGTTATCCATTGACACGGATAAAGTCGGCCCTGGTAAGTGCAGGCTAAAGGCTACTGGAGTAGTACTATCAGATTGCAATCCAGCTGCTAGCTCATCAGCATTTGAGGATGGGGCTGGTACACTTTTGTCTGGGAGATAA